Proteins encoded together in one Gigantopelta aegis isolate Gae_Host chromosome 8, Gae_host_genome, whole genome shotgun sequence window:
- the LOC121378268 gene encoding graves disease carrier protein-like has translation MAELVKQINQRKEKIEIAVKTFLSGGIAGCCAKTTVAPLDRVKILLQAHNQHYKHLGVFSTIHQVVVKEGFLGLYKGNGVQMLRIFPYAAIQFMSYEQYKKLIKKYLSENTHVIKLTAGSLAGLTAVVFTYPLDVVRARLAFQVKGEHIYLGLRHTVRSIVHVEGGTKALYRGLVPSILGMAPYAGVSFYSFEMSKIFCLEHFPDVLGKPSPLSTGGVVLILPAKLLCGGMAGAVAQTVSYPLDVVRRRLQLSTMLPDSHKYESGWIQTLIVIYKEHGMSQGLYRGLSVNYIRIMPMVAVSFTTYESIKQILGLDTGIDR, from the exons ATGGCAGAATTGGTAAAACAGATCAACCAAAGAAAGGAAAAGATAGAAATTGCAGTGAAGACTTTTCTGTCAGGAG GTATTGCTGGATGTTGTGCTAAGACAACAGTTGCTCCCCTTGACCGAGTGAAGATCTTACTGCAGGCACACAATCAGCACTACAAGCATTTAG GAGTTTTTTCCACTATTCATCAGGTGGTTGTGAAAGAAGGATTTCTCGGATTATACAAGGGTAATGGTGTTCAGATGTTGAGAATCTTCCCATACGCTGCCATACAGTTTATGTCCTATGAACAGTACAAGAAG CTTATCAAGAAATACTTGTCTGAAAACACCCACGTGATCAAATTGACTGCAGGATCTCTAGCTG GTTTGACTGCAGTGGTCTTTACATATCCACTGGATGTCGTGCGAGCTCGACTTGCATTCCAGGTCAAAGGTGAACACATATACCTGGGTTTGCGACACACGGTCCGGTCCATTGTCCATGTGGAGGGGGGAACTAAGGCACTGTACAGAGGCTTAGTCCCCTCTATTCTCGGAATGGCACCATACGCAG GTGTCTCGTTCTACAGCTTTGAAATGAGTAAAATATTTTGTCTTGAACACTTTCCGGACGTCCTTGGGAAGCCGTCACCTCTAAGCACTGGAGGAGTTGTTCTGATTCTTCCAGCCAAGCTCTTGTGTGGTGGAATGGCTGGGGCAGTCGCACAGACAGTGTC ATATCCCCTTGATGTGGTCCGACGTCGGCTTCAGCTGTCAACAATGCTGCCTGATTCTCATAAATATGAAAG TGGTTGGATTCAGACTCTGATCGTTATCTACAAGGAGCACGGCATGTCACAGGGCCTGTACCGAGGTCTCAGTGTCAACTACATCCGCATCATGCCGATGGTGGCTGTGTCGTTCACCACATACGAGTCCATAAAGCAGATCCTGGGACTTGACACGGGTATAGACAGGTGA
- the LOC121379823 gene encoding calcium signal-modulating cyclophilin ligand-like, whose product MATLQQNREARRRKIIENSEKRMKKLLGQDYDGHEDKKPVEITKTEVPVAADNDIPTLLPEVANDTCEIESDATVAHLKHLIASRQNNEDFKSVSQTAVSSSESSENIKTSLKMLDRTRFCSCICLAIIVRWILPLHYGLFYFQSIFLPFAALEIAIFSYQYIHMKEVQLPHSNSMMTGALMLSGIKPEVIATYNKVMGYMTAVTEDCGLFIFSFIVCHIIMS is encoded by the exons atggctACGCTTCAACAAAATCGAGAAGCAAGACGACGAAAAATTATTGAAAACTCGGAAAAGCGCATGAAAAAACTGCTGGGGCAGGATTACGATGGACATG AGGATAAGAAACCTGTTGAGATCACCAAGACCGAAGTCCCAGTTGCAGCTGACAACGACATTCCAACTTTGCTGCCTGAAGTTGCCAATGACACCTGTGAGATTGAATCGGATGCTACAGTTGCTCACCTGAAACATTTGATAGCCTCCAGACAGAATAATGAAGATTTCAAAAGTGTCAGTCAGACCGCTGTTTCATCAAGTGAATCTTCAGAGAACATTAAGacatctttgaaaatgttagaCCGAACACGATTTTGCAGCTGCATATGTCTTGCCATTATTGTCCGATGGATATTACCCTTACACTatggattgttttattttcag tccATATTTTTGCCATTTGCTGCCTTGGAAATTGCCATATTCTCATATCAATATATTCACATGAag GAAGTGCAGCTTCCCCATTCCAACTCTATGATGACAGGTGCCCTGATGTTGTCTGGGATCAAGCCCGAAGTTATAGCCACGTATAACAAAGTGATGGGCTACATGACTGCAGTCACAGAGGACTGCGGCCTTTTTATCTTTTCCTTTATTGTGTGTCACATCATAATGAGCTAG